In Pseudomonadota bacterium, the following proteins share a genomic window:
- a CDS encoding carbohydrate ABC transporter substrate-binding protein, producing the protein MTRSSVGLLASLIATAVAMVPADRAEAQGKSLTLCWAAWDPANALVELSKDFTTQSNIQMKFEFVPWTSYADRFLNELNTKSKLCDLIIGDSQWIGGAAEQGHYVKLNDFFAREAIKMDDFMPATVLGYSEWPKHTPNYWALPAMADAVGWTYRKDWFSRPAIQAEFKQKHGRDLAPPKTYTELKQIAEFFQGREIDGKKVYGAYIFTERGSEGITMGVTNVLYDFGFQYEDPKKAYKMEGFVNSPDAVKGLEFYKALYKCCTAPGMTNAYMQEGLDAFKSGQVAMQMNWFAFFPGLYKDPNVGGEKIGFFVNPAEKQHATQLGGQGISVVSYSERKDDALRYIKWFAQPDVQKKWWALGGYSAHKAVVNDPSFPKSAPFAPDFLKSMEIVVDFWAEPAYAELLLDMQKRIHDYVVADKGTAKEALDLLVKDWEKVFKEEGKL; encoded by the coding sequence ATGACGAGGTCGAGCGTAGGCCTTTTGGCGAGCCTCATCGCCACAGCGGTCGCGATGGTGCCAGCGGACAGGGCCGAGGCTCAGGGCAAGTCCCTGACCCTCTGTTGGGCGGCATGGGATCCGGCCAATGCATTGGTCGAGCTGTCGAAGGACTTCACGACGCAGTCCAACATCCAAATGAAATTCGAGTTCGTCCCTTGGACGAGCTATGCCGATCGCTTCCTCAACGAGCTCAACACCAAGAGCAAGCTGTGCGATCTGATCATCGGCGACAGCCAATGGATCGGCGGCGCGGCGGAGCAAGGTCACTACGTCAAGCTCAACGACTTCTTCGCCAGGGAAGCCATCAAGATGGATGACTTCATGCCGGCGACGGTGCTCGGCTATTCGGAGTGGCCGAAGCATACGCCCAACTATTGGGCGCTGCCGGCAATGGCGGACGCGGTCGGTTGGACCTATCGCAAGGACTGGTTCTCCAGACCGGCGATCCAGGCCGAGTTCAAGCAGAAGCACGGCCGCGATCTGGCTCCGCCGAAGACCTACACCGAACTGAAGCAGATCGCCGAGTTCTTCCAAGGCCGCGAAATCGACGGCAAGAAGGTTTACGGCGCCTACATCTTCACCGAGCGCGGCTCGGAAGGCATCACCATGGGTGTCACCAACGTGCTCTATGACTTCGGCTTCCAGTACGAAGATCCGAAGAAGGCGTACAAGATGGAAGGCTTCGTCAACTCTCCCGATGCGGTGAAGGGGTTGGAATTCTACAAGGCGCTCTACAAGTGCTGCACCGCGCCCGGCATGACCAACGCCTACATGCAAGAGGGGCTCGATGCCTTCAAATCGGGCCAGGTGGCGATGCAGATGAACTGGTTCGCCTTCTTCCCCGGCCTCTACAAGGATCCCAATGTCGGCGGCGAGAAGATCGGCTTCTTCGTCAATCCGGCCGAGAAGCAGCATGCGACCCAGCTTGGCGGCCAGGGCATCTCGGTCGTTTCGTATTCCGAGCGCAAGGATGACGCGCTTCGCTACATCAAGTGGTTTGCCCAGCCCGACGTGCAGAAGAAGTGGTGGGCGCTCGGTGGCTACTCTGCCCATAAGGCCGTCGTCAATGATCCAAGCTTCCCGAAGAGCGCACCGTTCGCGCCCGACTTCCTCAAATCCATGGAGATCGTCGTCGATTTCTGGGCGGAGCCCGCCTATGCGGAGCTGCTGCTCGACATGCAGAAGCGCATCCATGACTACGTCGTAGCCGACAAGGGCACGGCCAAGGAGGCGCTCGATCTTCTGGTCAAGGACTGGGAGAAGGTCTTCAAGGAAGAAGGCAAGCTCTAG